From the genome of Solanum lycopersicum chromosome 7, SLM_r2.1:
GTGGCTAGGATCATAGTAGATCAATAAGAAGAagcttggtgagtcctcatagtaCTTGAGGGCTTGATCATTatgtcctttttatttttcttatgtttttgaCTTTTGCAATGGTTGTGTCCTAAGATTTTATTCAAGTATTATAAATGGTTTTAGACATAGTGTTGTAGACTCCCATTTTGTTTATATATGAGACTTCAATGCaaagaaatgttttaaatttttgcaCTTTTTCCTACgttcttatgttatgatattcTATGAGGCTTGTATGAGATATTTCGGAGCCTTGTACGCCGTGTAATATTTAGGGGGTAGccttgggtcgtgacatgtcCGTTTTGTAACATGGATTAGAGTCATCTCAACTTGTGGAGgtttgaaattcaaaacttttgaaTCAAGAATACTTATAGTACAAGGAGTTCAAAACAAAACTTGCTTGGCTTAAAGACACGTTAAAACATTTCTTAGAGTTATAGTTGATGTCTCTCCCACGAGCAAACAGAAGAACAAATAACAAATCTATCTTCAAAATTTAACTAAGCCACAAAATAAGTAGCATTCAAGAATATTgttcttctattcttgaattgGTGGTTTCACCTTTTGATTAATGTCTCACAGATGTTTTTCAAGGAAAAATAGTTTTTGAGTGTTTATCTTTTCAACCAAAAGAAACTCAGTTTATAGGACAAAAGTACTGCAAGCAAAGACTttaatatgattgtatatatTATAGGTTCACGAATTAGAAAAGAGAAACTTATCTTCGAACAATCccataacttaaaattaaaaaggcATAAAAAAGAACCCTATAACATATGTagaatcaaaacaaaaatgaatgttacaattttattcatgtattttgttatttcaaaatttttaacggatgaatttatttcaaaattaattgaaacacaACTGAATCAAATTTCTCTCTAAACCTTGATATTACAGCTTCATAAAACACAGACCTCATGAGTTAATtagttaaatgataaaaaagatctgcaaaataaaaatacgtatgttatttaattaattttagaaggaaaaaaattcaaatatgtcATCGAACTTTtagaaaagactcatttatttcatcaaaagtttgactcatttatgtcattgcTGTTAAAGAAAAGGCTTATCCATGCCATTTTTTAACTCCAATTTTGTAAAACCACTTTTTACATACCAAACAAGCTTTAACATTTTTCTATTGGTGTTTTTGGATCAAATATATACGTTTTGCTTCTACATCCCTAAGAACACATAAGAACATTAACAAATCCCAAGTTTCAAATTATTCAATTCTTCACGAATCGCCTCAAATTTCAAGGGTACTTTCGCTCCGAGCTAGATATCAAAACTCAATATCTTTTGAGCTCAAATTCAACATAACTCAACAAGACCCAATTGAAATTTCTTCAAAGTTTCAAAACTTCAACACTCTTTAATGATAGATTCTCCACAACTTCAAATCATTTGAAATTATGAACATAAACTCAAAAAACACTAGTCAACAAAAATCTTATgtaaaaaactacaaaaataagaatcaaagaaaattttaaaattttgggaCTAATTTTCGttttttagaatatattttttatatatgggTGAATTTTTTGAACTCTGCAAATGATgttagaatttattttttaaaagagaaattaatGATGTAGCCGAAATTTGAGATGATTTCGTGAAGAATTGAAGATGTTGAAAATTTGGGAGTTGTTTATATTCTTCATGTGTTCTTGGTGtttaaagaaaaacaagcaaaaagtatatatttgatCTAAAAACACCAATATAAAAGTGTTAAACATTGTTCTGGTGTGtaaaaaatggttttgcaaaatcggaattaaaaaaaaggcatggatgagccttttctttaacagcaatgacataaatgaaccaaatttttaacggatgacataAATGAGCCTTTACTAAAAGTTCGATGACATATTTGAGCTTTTTCCCATTTAGAATGGAAACTGAACCTTCTTGAAGGTAAACCTACTTCCACGGTCACTAAAGATTCACAAACCTCTACTAATTGACAAGCATGAAGAAATTAAGAGTTAGGGAAAACTAGGTTTGCGATTACCACAGAGTTTGTAATACACTTTATAATGATATTGCAAATAAGAATGTTTAAATAATGCAGAAAGATAAAAACCAACAAGCAGCTTGAGTTATCGACGACAAACTTACTTTTACAAATTCATCGATTAAAAAGGATTCATTGCTCATCTAAAGTAACCTGAAGTTGTTCTCTTGTCTTCAACTTCAAAATGTCCAACAATATTTGGTAGTTCTTCATTTATTCTTGGATTTATTGAATCTTGTTGAAGCTATTGATATTGTCATAGATTCTTTCTTACCACTCGTATTAGTAGGTAACTTGGAATAAACTTCTCAATCATTTTTTCGTCTCAACtatgttatttttcatgtcttctttTTTGCTTTATGTGCTTCCACTTCTTTATTACCTAGGTGATATCCCCTTCCCTTGTCACTTTATCAAAATATGTGTCCGGCATATTGTCTTCTAAATCTTCATCAAAAGAATCCTTGtccaaatcaattgtataagcATTAGTTGAAATAAATCTTGTTGGTAGACTACTTTTCTTTGCAATCACACTTTtagacataaatatataaacttcTGGACTTAATTTGCTATTCAAAACGGATGGTGAAACTTTCTCTTCTTTATCGTCATTCTTTGTTGACAATAGTAGCCGCCCAAATTCACATTGATATTGACAAGCGCCTTCAAAGATTGGAAATGGACTTCATGAGCCAAGATGTTTACTGTGACTAGTGCCGATAAAATGAGTCCATATTTTGATAACCCATACATATTTTAATGGGTTGGGTGAGTGATTTTTTACATGGATAAAATATGAGTTGACACCCATATTCAACCCATAAAAATATGGgtaaaatatgtaataaatcaaacataagcaataaaaaaatcataaacttggcaaaaaaaataaaaataacataggtaatttataagtgaaaaataaattagacaacagtcaaaataaaaattgaatgttTATTAATCTAACAAAAATCAGTGTTCATATCCGTAGCTGGAGGAATTTCAAAATGCCATAGCTTTCCTACACCATTGACCAAATTTTTCCTACACAAAAAAAGTTCTGCATAAACTTTTTCTACATCGCGATCTACATCATGCAATATTACATGTGTTACCCCAGGCCCTTTTCGATTTCTTGCCATAACAGCAGCAGAATAAATCGCTGACATTCTTCCCGGTGCTTGATCAAAatacccttttggaccatctaTCATAATAATGTCCCATTCTTTATCATACACTTCCTTCGATAACGTGTTCAATGCTAGCTTACATTTAGTATTACCTCGTAAAATTGATTTTCTAGCCCAACAATCCGGTTCCTTATTGTAGTGGTCGATTAGTTTCTCTGCCTCATACAAAGTCGTCCTGTATCTAACTGTGTTAGAACGGATGAATGATAGGTCTTTAAGTATAGCCCTGCTCCATTTTGGATCTTCCTCTAGGAAAAATGTTGTGCCACGTGAATTCATCGATGACCACATAAACGAGTCATGACCTAACCCAAATACTAGCAAATTACAAGGAGTTAGTGATTTGATTAAGTTGAAAGATATCTTGATCTCGTCCAATGTTTGTTGAGGTATCACACGTGACGTGGCATAGTGGAGGATCGCATCAACTTGGAGATGCTCAgacattattatatcatcattcAGTGTTGAGTTCCCATTCAGGAGGGTCCCTGAACCCTCTGATGTTTCGCAGATGGTGGGATTATTTGACAGtcgaaataaaattaaaataagtaatattgTACAAGTTAAACCTATGATTGCTAATTTCAACATGTTATGTATTGTGTGTGACAAAGATTTATTTGGGAAACTTCATCACAATAAGATAACAATTGGCGATTTGAATATCTATCATTTTCTACTTGAAACTTGGTGTTGATTGCTATAAATCGGATATGTACATATTATTACACAAACCATGTACAATATCTAAAGTTTGTGTTACTATAAAACAAGTTTTAAGGAACTTAAGCTTCTCAAACCATCCAAGTGTTCGTCTTCCATGATAAGCAGTTACTAATTCATGATATTGGATTTCGGATTTAATAACTTCATAATATATGTAAAATGAATTTGTGGAAAGGAGAGATTAAGGGatcaaaaatctttttaattaattcggatagtttttcaattttgtaaaaattattatatatatacaatagaaataaaagtataataaaggatgcttatatttattatactttCGGCGATTATAGTTATTTTGGACACATAGCAACAAGAATCATCGAATTTTGAGACCGTACAAGAGGATTATGGTTGCAAAATAATGTTGAACATTTTCTGGtgcaacaattttaaaaatagtagaTGCATCCATGTTGTAAtactaaaaaattatgatctgaattattttattttggagaACTTTTGGAACATGGTGAATTTTGAGAGAGAAATCAATGGATAATCGAAGTATAGCTATCATCTACGTATGGTTTCTAACTGAAATTTTATGAGTTTTACATGAATCTTTTGTGATCAGGTTATGGTTTTAAGAGTGCTTTTGGgaaaaatacatattattatGAGAAAACTACACAAATTGGACCAATTCATGAAACTATTTATCTAAATTGGACTCAATCCGAACCATTATCCTTAGTGGACCTATCACCCAAATTATTTACGTCCATACACCCTCTCATGCATTAAAATATAAGTACCTTGATACCATCAAGGTATATAATACTATGATACTATCAAACAATAACTAGTAGTGTTTTCAGTGAATTGCTTTTCTTTGTTAATACCATCAGGTTATACATATAATCTGGTAGTATCAAACAATAACTAGTAGTTTTTTTAAAGTGAAGCACTGCTTTTCTTCGttgatactatatatatatatatatatatatatataacacttGTAGTTATACACATATAGACACTCTGATGGTATCAAGTAGTAACTAGTAGCGTTTTCAGTGATTTCATGACCCAAAGTATATCCTAGGTGTAACATGACGTATGGAAGCCTGAAAGACCCTAAACAATCCACTTAGCACACGTCATacaatatttcaaaagaaacaatTTCATCAACACAGAAAAGCTTGACAAAACAGAAGTCAGTAGCCTCAAGAATATATCTAATGATATCAAATAGTAACTAGTAGTGTTTTTGGTGATGTCATAACCCAAAGTATACCCTAGGTGTAAGATGACGTATAGAACCCCGAAAGACCCTACATAAGCCACTTATCATACATCATAcaagataaaagaaataatgattttaaaagaaTGATTATATAGAGCGTATGATAGAAGAAAAAATGACATAGTACAAGCATAAAACATTAAGGAAAAGACCCAAAagacattaaaaattaaatgtgaGACAGGTCTATGGGTCAAACACGCAACCTTAGAACTTTCTATGGTTTATACTAGTTAACTATAGACCAAGTACTGTGACCTTAAGATTACACAACTTTTGACGGGACCCTTTACGGTTCGTAGGAAATCCTAGTGTCTGTAGACCCTAACTGTAGAACTCAACTTAAACCCCAAAATTTCACCAAGTATGGATGGCTTCTACGGAACACATCTACCACTCGTAGATCACTTGACATACTGTACGGGTCATCTGTAGGATGAGGTACTGGATCTTGATTTTCAAATAATCATTTTCCCATTTCTACGAGATTCGTATATGACCCATAAAATGTTTTACGAACCATAGACATGTCTCCTAGACCTGAATTGGTAGACAAAATTTATGCAATCCAATTCCTTTTGAAATCTAAGCTGTTCCAAGTGAAACACTACCTTTTATTCTTTGATACCGCCATAGTATATATACTCTGAGGGTATTAAACATCACTTTAGTTAGTTTTCATTGAATTACTACCTTTCCCTCCTTGATACCATCAAagtaagtatatatatacaaacacTCAAGTGGTATCAAACAATAATTAATAGTGTTTTGAGTGAAGTACGACCTTTTGTTCTTTGATACCACCATAGCATATATATACTCTGATGGTAAAAAACATCAACTTAACTAGTTTCACTTAATCACTGCCTTTTACTCCTTGATACTATCgattatatatttttgcttCTATTGAATGACTTACGATTTGGAAGTAAGGATTATATTTTTGCTTCTATTAAATGATGAATTTCTTTGCTAATTTTCCTCACCCTAGTTCGCCAAGATTCAAATGGCTTATTCCCCACTCACTTAGATTCGGATACTTAACCTAAGTATATACTAATctaatcaaaacaaacctcaaatTCCAAGGATTTAtctcaagaattagtcaaaatCTTGACAtaacaagatttagaatgaatCTTCAAGAACTCAACATACTCAAACTTATGGATGAAATTTGTAAAAGAAGCACATAATTGGCGCGTGTGTGAACAAACCCAATAATATGAAAACTTACATAACTCTTAGGGGTTAAACCCTTGGTGAAAATCTGTAAAAAAAGAACTCAAGAATCTAGACGAACGCTTTGATCATTTCCTTTCCCTCCCcctattttctcttcttgaactctcaactaaaatcCTAAgtgtttattatgattataaaactGAAACTAATCAATTTAGACCCCTATAACcttactaaaaattaattaaatctgactggataaggaaaagaccaaataCCCCTCATATTTTCAGGTAGCTTTTCTTAAATGGACATGATGACTTAAAAAgggcatatctcactcatccaaaCTCCAAAATTAAACTCAGTGgagttgaaaatataatttcaaataccattcatttgatatcttatgGGTCACCTAACTCATCATGTACTGAAAGTTATGATCGTTTCAAGTTGACTCAAAACTTAGAATCACTTAGGAATGACTTGAATGAACTCTCTTTAGTTCTTTTTAGAATTAAAGGTGCTACATCTAGTGACattaatacttaagaaattttaaatattttggtaaaaataatTCACTGCGAAGGATGGTTCGAGTCATCGTTCAAAAATTTtcgggtgttacaatatcttccccttgggatcgttcgtcctcgaatgacgaGTGGATTGGGTATGGAAAATGTTTACTCTTACTAAGGTCTGAGTCTGGTATGCTCTTACTATATTCAAGCTTAACCCAAATTCTTAGATTGGTGTTCTACACCTCTCTATAGGGAATCTCATCACAAGACTATTACTGTTTACCACCACATTGGGCTTATATCAAGAATCGCCTAATGTTTAACAACACCACATTCAAGCTTATTACTCTAACAACTCCATGTCCTACTAACCATCTCCTTAAAATATTCTCATCATCTTTGCCATACTGATAAGTCCTTTTAACCATCATGGTTATCAAGACACTACCTCCAGTACGAGGTCCAACTGTCGTAAGCAATAATATAACCCAACCTAGGGTTGGGATCGAGACCCAAGGAAGCAGTTACGTAGTTGAGAATATAGTATAAAAGTTAAGAAGTAGTTCTAAATAACCATAACTTAAAACATTATCGATAAAAGACATAATAGATATAAGGGGTGACACAAGCGTCAAATAacaatgtgttttttttttattagctAAAGAGTAaaaccaacaaaaataacaaataatacttATCAATGAGATGGgggttcttgggatgtgataggAATATAGGATAAACTAAATTATCAGGTACATGATTTTAATAGAGAATTCGTAGAATATTTGTGACTTGTCTAGACTTTAATGGAGATAAGCTTTCTATCGAACAACTTACCCCGTTTCAAATGGATTTCTCTCGAAAACCCACTTTTCGCATGAAGATAATCCTCCGCCTTATCCCATTCACTCTCTTGAGTTGAGTGTGTGGGAATGAGACTAAGGTTCACTCTCTCGAGTTGAACCTCATGTCGACCCAATCCCAGCGGCCATCAATTTAGTAATCTTAGTTATAtgacctctctctctcttgtaaGCCGAAAACACATAGatgagattatattttaaaCTACAACCTCATTAAGGTCATCCACAACTATTAAACTACAAATAAACTATCAGCAAGCAAGACATAATAACCAATTTACCCTATATTCACAAAATCACACCCAACGAATTGGGTATTTTGGCCACACATGTATAAGAGAGAGAAATTCATACATAAATGATTTTGCGTTCAAATGGGTAATGATGATTTAAGTCTTGGTCCAAGCCAAAAGTGAAGAATCCAAGAGACCCAAATCCAAATTCTCATAGATGAACCCctttaaatcttcaagttcttcaaaaTCCTCTCAAACTTAGAACTcacaaaatagaagaaaatatgaaaGTTTACCATTCAAAGctaaaaattcaatatcttCTT
Proteins encoded in this window:
- the LOC101247537 gene encoding arabinogalactan O-methyltransferase 1, which encodes MLKLAIIGLTCTILLILILFRLSNNPTICETSEGSGTLLNGNSTLNDDIIMSEHLQVDAILHYATSRVIPQQTLDEIKISFNLIKSLTPCNLLVFGLGHDSFMWSSMNSRGTTFFLEEDPKWSRAILKDLSFIRSNTVRYRTTLYEAEKLIDHYNKEPDCWARKSILRGNTKCKLALNTLSKEVYDKEWDIIMIDGPKGYFDQAPGRMSAIYSAAVMARNRKGPGVTHVILHDVDRDVEKVYAELFLCRKNLVNGVGKLWHFEIPPATDMNTDFC